The following proteins come from a genomic window of Purpureocillium takamizusanense chromosome 13, complete sequence:
- a CDS encoding uncharacterized protein (EggNog:ENOG503NYJ8~COG:O), with protein sequence MYCSACWSAEPKHKRPGHEQSVPADAITVHTTLRVRLDDFMLLQNQLEIVKDQQRFSQWDEKSEWFGVAAKNAKGDYILSEGPAYEGILQEACSSPLTYPTLVSFVGETGSGKSSLISLLMKFSSSPLRNLLTTPVVGAAGSLDSTSSNVNLYADPGTFLSENPILYADCEGMDGDEIPAQMRNTPGKPSPGDLNGDSEEAQNIARYNPVHIDWDGKMEDGKPVTRKRIAKTLFPRILYIFSDVVVYIQYNRRRLEDTVLQLVKWAHNATEQAYNKPVLPCLVIAFMDRDGQVDTDDYDIDSARRNVFDKLNDISGMQELQWYINYWENNKQTIRSGEDLLGCYYSSVSVVNFPGKTRPTKIHEQTTKLYNQIARACKESQQRREDAWMKLNAATLPLYMRKAFTHFASNYTTPFDFSDAWVDLHQVSFNLQGSIFNLATKVGELRKVRGMGVWEEISGFVASCLLLKCARENYPVKEEALLPAKVWEQCYQAADQYWQLYWPCRYTDDGWGPCINGPSRHVHHQGRDTKSDKKVAKGSHDPSHSRQELRSKFQNLVETALRSLTSGLGSLGKPEAKVVHSFTGEISSLVETPMSLSRVFRAHMKKMNAFYKGLGNIDDFVSHSTCLACLDRIPEHCLPCGHVICSACVAAAGKSIDGGFVELKRCPLLEHRQAEYWSKPWIGCVKPEQAGLRILTLDGGGIKGVTELELLMRIQKCLGEVPLREFFDLIVGTSAGGIIACGLGPGEMDISECAAKFEGLSTRAFSKPGAGDIPVVGTLLSRMYSLFNQGSYKTKPLEDALKETFQSRGLFGGASEFTAVPVKVAVTASTPHGRAIVMGNYNRGHPTRAFYDFQRPPPDRELKLWEAARATSAAPTYFAPFAHEGTRQVYLDGGLWHNNPIRIADAESKAIWPRNKQPHPDIVLSIGAGYHSTESTAADGAQAYHEQIGAESLKDENGSTWRDKDVYVKFLVGVALSQIMSSLNSERIWHEWLEARAPDARARRRYRRLTAELERLVKLDDASTEGIKACRDAVKAMDDRQFRDIADQLIASCFYLHFAKEDIMEYSDGHFEAHGAIKCRLRPESISLLGKYLSNLCTSSPYFRPRFLVKETHENKAKAIQIDEATVSRMKEDKCFSLTHKIVVSSSLAETEIFLVLHADAQTTDKIPHISGFPRKLQHDYEVDTTRTVGSIDRYWHRMYEVLHRGLSAKTRTKRIYHKIKGEAHKQGAIL encoded by the exons ATGTACTGCAGTGCGTGCTGGTCCGCGGAGCCAAAGCACAAGCGGCCGGGGCATGAGCAGTCGGTTCCAGCAGACGCCATCACCGTCCATACGACCCTCCGAGTTCGGCTTGATGATTTCATGCTTTTACAGAACCAGTTGGAGATCGTCAAAGACCAGCAGCGATTCAGTCAATGGGATGAGAAGAGCGAGTGGTTCGGAGTGGCGGCGAAGAATGCCAAGGGGGACTACATCCTCAGCGAAGGGCCCGCATACGAGGGAATCCTGCAAGAGGCTTGTAGTTCACCGCTCACTTATCCCACACTTGTGTCATTTGTCGGAGAAACCG GGTCCGGAAAGAGCAGCCTAATAAGCCTGCTTATGAAG TTCTCATCTTCCCCTTTGCGCAATCTGCTTACAACCCCGGTTGTTGGGGCAGCGGGATCGCTCGACTCGACGTCCTCAAATGTCAATCTCTACGCCGATCCGGGAACGTTCCTCTCGGAGAACCCGATACTGTACGCCGACTGCGAAGGCATGGATGGAGACGAAATCCCGGCTCAGATGCGCAACACGCCAGGCAAGCCGTCGCCCGGCGATCTCAATGGCGATTCTGAAGAGGCACAGAATATCGCTCGGTATAATCCCGTGCACATTGACTGGGACGGGAAGATGGAAGATGGCAAGCCCGTGACGAGGAAGCGTATTGCCAAGACCCTCTTTCCAAGAATCCTCTACATCTTCTCGGACGTGGTGGTCTATATCCAATACAACAGACG ACGCCTCGAGGACACAGTCCTTCAGCTGGTCAAGTGGGCCCACAACGCGACCGAGCAAGCCTACAATAAGCCTGTCCTACCTTGTTTGGTCATCGCGTTCATGGACCGGGATGGACAGGTAGACACGGACGACTACGACATCGACAGCGCCAGGCGAAATGTATTCGACAAGCTCAATGACATCAGCGGCATGCAAGAACTCCAGTGGTATATCAATTATTGGGAGAACAACAAGCAGACGATCCGTTCAGGGGAAGATCTTCTCGGCTGCTACTACTCCTCCGTTAGTGTGGTCAACTTTCCCGGCAAGACGCGTCCAACCAAAATTCACGAGCAGACGACAAAGCTGTACAACCAGATCGCCCGTGCCTGCAAGGAGTCTCAGCAGCGTCGAGAAGATGCCTGGATGAAGCTGAATGCCGCCACGCTACCTCTATACATGCGAAAGGCATTTACACATTTCGCGTCAAACTACACAACCCCTTTTGACTTTTCCGACGCTTGGGTAGACCTCCACCAGGTCTCATTTAACCTTCAAGGGTCAATCTTCAACTTGGCCACAAAGGTCGGCGAGCTGAGAAAGGTGAGGGGAATGGGTGTGTGGGAGGAAATATCCGGTTTTGTAGCATCCTGTCTCCTGCTCAAGTGCGCTCGCGAGAATTACCCAG TAAAAGAGGAAGCCTTACTGCCAGCGAAGGTCTGGGAGCAATGCTACCAGGCCGCAGATCAGTACTGGCAGTTGTATTGGCCCTGTCGGTACACCGACGACGGATGGGGCCCCTGCATCAACGGCCCGTCCCGCCATGTACACCATCAAGGGCGCGACACAAAATCCGACAAAAAGGTAGCCAAGGGGAGTCATGACCCGAGCCACAGCCGCCAGGAACTCCGTAGTAAGTTTCAAAACCTCGTAGAGACGGCCCTGCGAAGCTTGACCAGCGGACTCGGTTCGCTTGGCAAACCTGAAGCGAAGGTGGTGCACTCCTTCACCGGTGAAATCAGCTCGCTTGTGGAAACACCGATGAGCCTGAGCCGGGTATTCCGGGCGCATATGAAGAAGATGAATGCCTTCTATAAGGGGCTGGGCAACATCGACGACTTCGTCAGCCATTCGACATGCCTCGCTTGCCTGGACCGGATCCCTGAGCACTGCCTGCCGTGCGGTCACGTTATTTGCAGCGCCTGTGTTGCGGCCGCTGGAAAGTCTATTGatggcggcttcgtcgagctCAAGCGCTGTCCCCTTTTGGAGCACCGCCAAGCAGAGTATTGGTCCAAGCCTTGGATCGGATGCGTCAAGCCTGAGCAGGCTGGGCTGCGAATCCTGACGCTGGACGG AGGAGGCATAAAGGGGGTTACGGAACTGGAACTTCTGATGAGGATCCAAAAGTGCCTTGGCGAAGTGCCATTGCGTGAATTCTTTGATCTGATTGTTGGCACGAG TGCCGGGGGAATCATTGCCTGCGGACTCGGTCCTGGTGAGATGGACATCAGCGAATGTGCTGCCAAATTTGAGGGTCTTTCCACGAGGGCCTTTTCCAAGCCCGGCGCGGGAGACATCCCGGTTGTCGGCACACTGCTGAGCCGGATGTACTCACTCTTCAACCAGGGCTCCTACAAGACTAAGCCGCTAGAGGACGCTCTGAAGGAGACCTTCCAGAGCCGTGGTCTCTTTGGTGGCGCCTCTGAGTTCACTGCTGTCCCGGTCAAAGTTGCTGTCACGGCATCAACGCCGCACGGCCGGGCTATTGTTATGGGAAATTACAATCGGGGGCATCCCACGCGAG cgTTTTACGATTTCCAGAGACCGCCGCCAGATCGAGAATTGAAACTGTGGGAGGC GGCGAGGGCCACCTCTGCAGCACCGACGTACTTTGCGCCCTTCGCCCATGAGGGGACGAGACAAGTGTACCTGGATGGCGGGCTGTGGCATAACAACCCCATCAGGATCGCGGATGCGGAGAGCAAGGCGATATGGCCCCGCAACAAGCAACCCCATCCCGACATTGTGCTGTCGATTGGGGCGGGCTACCACTCGACAGAATCCACCGCTGCAGACGGCGCGCAAGCTTATCATGAGCAGATCGGGGCCGAGAGTCTCAAGGATGAGAACGGGTCGACTTGGCGCGACAAAGATGTCTACGTCAAGTTCCTGGTCGGCGTGGCGCTGAGCCAGATCATGAGCAGCCTGAACTCGGAGCGCATCTGGCATGAGTGGCTGGAAGCCCGCGCGCCCGATGCGAGAGCTCGACGTAGATATCGTCGGCtgacggccgagctggagcgtCTCGTGAAGTTGGATGATGCCTCAACCGAAGGGATCAAGGCGTGCCGGGATGCAGTCAAGGCGATGGACGATCGCCAGTTCCGGGACATTGCTGATCAGCTCATAGCCTCGTGTTTCTACCTCCACTTTGCCAAAGAAGATATTATGGAGTATTCGGATGGGCATTTTGAGGCTCACG GCGCCATCAAATGTCGACTGCGCCCTGAGAGCATCAGTTTGTTGGGGAAATACCTCTCGAACCTGTGCACTTCATCGCCCTATTTTCGACCGCGCTTCCTCGTCAAAGAGACGCACGAGAACAAGGCAAAGGCGATACAAATCGACGAGGCTACCGTCAGCCGGATGAAAGAGGACAAGTGCTTCAGCCTGACGCACAAGATTGTCGTCTCGAGCTCCCTGGCCGAGACGGAGATTTTCCTCGTCCTGCACGCCGACGCACAGACTACGGACAAGATTCCTCACATCAGCGGCTTTCCGAGGAAGCTGCAGCACGACTATGAAG TCGACACAACGCGCACCGTGGGTTCCATTGACCGATACTGGCATCGAATGTACGAGGTCCTACATCGAGGTCTCTCGGCGAAGACGCGGACGAAAAGGATATATCACAAGATCAAGGGCGAAGCACACAAGCAGGGTGCAATACTTTGA
- a CDS encoding uncharacterized protein (COG:S~EggNog:ENOG503NTW3~TransMembrane:12 (i190-207o227-246i258-276o288-308i320-339o351-368i418-442o462-481i502-523o529-554i561-584o596-617i)) → MPAADDKDHQEGHDDSSSLRRPTSRGRQIGSGHHEDDIERLEDLASTTTTSDDQLDDAGSILTTEEKRQEFDGHRPTQHEMRAGSLSRSRSRHSRGRSHSAATTSGNNNATGAAAPALSNGSAMMGGGGPPLARTVTRRDTVLSRIRSRNAVPQFTHPLAHVATSEAEIVDFDGKDDPYHPLNWPTRKKVTTTLLYGLVTMTATWASSSYSAGTPQIAREFGVGTQVATLGTTLFLFGFGVGPLLWAPLSEVFGRRMAVMTPMFVALCFSFASATAKDLQTLMLTRFFGAFFASAPVTNTGGVLGDLFSPAWRGIAMAGYAMAVVGGPALGPIVSAAVAQEPSLGWRWTEYLTGILQAAVLVVAVIFIDESYPPKLLVYKARRLRHESGNWALHARFEEWDVSVGELARKFLVRPVQLLLTPICFLVALYASFCYGILYMQLGAIPIIFGEQRGWGQLVSTLPFLCIMIGASIGCSLNVYNQTLYNKSYHAAGDRAVPEKRLPPMMLGSVLFSASQFLVGWTADPSIHWIVPCIGLVMLGAGFFTIFQAALNYLVDTFQAYAASAVAANTFLRSCFAGAFPLVVGPLFHNIGVGPGSSITGGFAALLIPVPFVFYVYGKRIRASSKWSKASVFD, encoded by the exons atgcccgccgcggacgaCAAGGACCACCAAGAGGGTCACGATGACTCCTCTTCGCTGCGGCGACCGACGtcccgcgggcggcagatCGGCAGCGGGCACCACGAAGACGACATTGAGCGCCTCGAAGACCTGGCAagcaccacgacgacgagcgacgaccaactcgacgatgccgggtCGATCCTCACCACCGAGGAGAAGCGGCAGGAGTTTGACGGCCACCGCCCGACGCAGCACGAGATGCGCGCCGGGTCGCTGTCGCGCTCGCGGAGCAGACATAGCCGCGGGCGGTCACACTCGGCGGCAACCACCTcgggcaacaacaacgccacgggagcggcggcgccggcgctcagcaacggcagcgcgatgatgggcggtggtggtccgccgctcgctcgcacaGTCACCCGCCGTGACACGGTCCTCTCGCGCATCCGCTCGCGCAACGCCGTGCCGCAGTTCACGCACCCCCTCGCGCACGTCGCCAcctccgaggccgagatcgtcgacttcgacggcaaggacgaccCGTACCACCCGCTCAACTGGCCGACGCGCAAGaaggtgacgacgacgctgctgtaCGGGCTCGTcaccatgacggcgacgtgggcgtcgtcgtcgtactcgGCCGGCACGCCGCAGATTGCGCGCGAGTTCGGCGTCGGCACGCAGGTCGCGACGCTCGGCACGACgctcttcctcttcggcttcggcgtgGGACCCTTGCTGTGGGCGCCCCTGAGCGAGGTGTTTGGTCGTCGCATGGCCGTCATGACGCCCATGTTTGTGGCCTTGTGCTTTAGCTTTGCGAGCGCCACGGCAAAGGACTTGCAGACGCTGATGCTGACGAGGTTCTTTGGTGCCTTCTTTGCGAGTGCGCCGGTGACCAACACGGGTGGCGTGCTGGGTGACTTGTTCTCCCCGGCGTGGAggggcatcgccatggcgggctATGCGAtggctgtcgtcggcggaccGGCGCTTG GCCCCATCGTgtccgcggccgtcgcccaagAGCCCTCCctcggctggcgctggaccgAGTACCTCACCGGCAtcctgcaggccgccgtcctcgtcgtggccgtcatcttcatcgacgaGAGCTACCCGCCGAAGCTGCTCGTCTacaaggcgcggcgcctgcggcaCGAGAGCGGCAACTGGGCGCTGCACGCGCGCTTCGAGGAGTGGGACGTcagcgtcggcgagctggcgcgcaAGTTCCTCGTCCGCCCGGTGCAGCTGCTCCTCACGCCCATctgcttcctcgtcgccctctaCGCCAGCTTCTGCTACGGCATCCTGTACATGCAGCTGGGCGCCATCCCCATCATCttcggcgagcagcgcggctGGGGCCAGCTCGTGTCCACGCTGCCTTTCCTGTGCATTATGATAGGCGCCTCCATCGGCTGCAGCCTCAACGTCTACAACCAGACGCTCTACAACAAGTCGTaccacgccgccggggacCGCGCCGTGCCCGAGAAGCGCCTTCCCCCAATGATGCTCGGCTCCGTGCTCTTCAGCGCGAGCCAGTTCCTCGTCGGCTGGACGGCCGACCCTTCTATCCACTGGATCGTCCCCTGCATCGGGCTCGTcatgctcggcgccggcttcTTCACCATATTCCAAGCCGCTCTCAACTACCTCGTCGACACCTTCCAGGCCTACGCCGCCTCGGCTGTCGCGGCCAACACGTTTCTCAGGTCCTGCTTTGCGGGCGCCTTCCCCCTCGTTGTCGGCCCTCTGTTCCACAACATCGGCGTCGGACCAGGTTCGAGCATCACGGGGGGCTTCGCAGCCCTGCTTATACCCGTGCCTTTTGTGTTTTATGTATACGGAAAGAGGATTCGTGCGAGTAGCAAGTGGTCCAAGGCAAGCGTGTTTGATTAG
- a CDS encoding uncharacterized protein (EggNog:ENOG503P6AU~COG:J) has protein sequence MTAKPATPSAMEFIAQEMHDSFKSARLEFVKIDENNEQLKTFIRTVETPFIQALASSSMPIPYGKADVDRIVSLMSKAFLGAAIYLLPSPSDETSHNFQGDAAVSSTQTTAAAVATATRAGSSDGGVLIGTICLGWGGFTPGLVSNRSATIGIALARQYQNNGYGREAIDWMLDWAFRHGGLHTVRIGAFSYNERAAHLYESMGFTLDGRMRDARRFNRQWYDELLFSMTEDEWERLRGI, from the coding sequence ATGACCGCGAAACCAGCAACCCCCTCCGCAATGGAGTTCATCGCTCAAGAGATGCATGACAGCTTCAAGTCAGCTCGCCTCGAGTTCGTCAAGATTGACGAAAACAACGAACAGCTCAAGACATTCATCCGCACGGTCGAAACGCCCTTTATCCAGGCcctcgcatcgtcgtccatgccCATCCCCTACGGCAAAGCCGACGTCGACCGCATTGTCAGCCTCATGTCCAAGGCATtcctcggcgcggccatCTACCTCCTCCCTTCGCCTAGCGACGAAACATCTCACAATTTCCAAGGCGATGCAGCGGTGAGCAGCACACaaacaacagcagcagcagtagcaacggcaacaagaGCAGGCAGCtcagacggcggcgtgctcaTCGGCACCATCTGCCTCGGCTGGGGCGGCTTCACGCCCGGACTCGTCAGCAACCGCAGCGCGACCATTggcatcgccctcgcgcgccagtACCAGAACAACGGGTACGGCAGGGAGGCCATCGACTGGATGCTGGACTGGGCGTTTCGGCACGGGGGCCTGCACACGGTGCGCATCGGCGCGTTCTCGTATAACGAGCGTGCGGCGCACTTGTACGAGAGCATGGGCTTCACGCTCGACGGGCGGATGCGCGACGCGCGACGCTTTAATAGGCAGTGGTATGATGAGTTGCTCTTTTCGATGACGGAGGACGAGTGGGAGCGGCTACGGGGTATATAA
- a CDS encoding uncharacterized protein (SECRETED:SignalP(1-17~SECRETED:cutsite=VLA-EK~SECRETED:prob=0.9519)) has protein sequence MKSALALLTVLASTVLAEKMVFHGNCVQPSNKCQLRFPKYHLGAGGPQFHFVDWPCTNKCTENDGPCSYTTDNGYITCGLEHL, from the exons ATGAAGTCCGCACTCGCACTTCTCACCGTCCTCGCAAGCACCGTACTGGCGGAGAAGATGGTGTTTCATGGT AATTGCGTCCAGCCCAGCAACAAGTGTCAGCTTCGGTTCCCCAAATATCACCtaggcgctggcggcccgcAATTCCACTTTGTCGACTGGCCTTGCACCAACAAG TGCACGGAGAACGATGGCCCTTGCAGCTACACGACCGACAATGGCTACATCACTTGCGGCCTCGAACATTTGTGA
- a CDS encoding uncharacterized protein (COG:C~EggNog:ENOG503NU4Y), whose protein sequence is MRLLHRLGLHDELLSRGSSHSRFVLHSVQGAILGEQDMVGAVREKMGFGYLRIKRTDLLDVLLRATTKARIPVHYGKRLTAVEDTDSGVTITFADGTTDSADILLGCDGIHSSVRTLYVDPAQTPVYSGLSGYGSIIPIAALGSSHAATASQVRGIDATLTQEGAFAAMSCTAADDELYWIFSGEVPLPEVGDTRDGWDVRRKEEVDGFKDTMLQVLEGASGDWGTTMRRIVETTDVVKFYPVFKLPPGGTWSRGRCLLLGDAAHAMPPHAGQGVSMALEDAFLAARLLKDLPLGQQQRVDEAFATYERVRRPRVDEIAKKAASNAGVRKKTGPVGLRIKEWVVWAYMWVAWAVGLKGVGVEERHLVYDIDEAEL, encoded by the coding sequence ATGCGGCTCCTGCACCGGCTCGGACTTCACGACGAGTTGCTCTCGCGCGGAAGCAGCCACTCTCGCTTCGTCCTGCACTCGGTGCAAGGCGCCATCCTAGGCGAGCAAGACATGGTGGGTGCGGTGCGGGAGAAGATGGGCTTTGGATATCTCCGCATCAAGCGGACggacctcctcgacgtcttGCTCCGAGCGACTACCAAGGCCCGCATACCAGTTCACTACGGCAAGCGGCTCACGGCCGTAGAAGACACGGACAGTGGCGTAACCATCACCTTCGCCGACGGCACGACCGACTCGGCGGACATTCTCCTCGGCTGCGACGGCATCCACTCATCCGTCCGCACGCTGTACGTCGATCCCGCGCAGACGCCCGTATATTCTGGCTTATCGGGCTACGGCTCCATCATTCccatcgccgcgctgggcagcagccacgccgcgacggcatcgcagGTCCGTGGCATCGACGCGACGCTCACGCAAGAAGGCGCCTTTGCAGCCATGAGCTGCAccgccgcagacgacgagctctACTGGATCTTTTCCGGGGAGGTACCTCTGCCGGAGGTGGGCGACACGCGCGACGGGTGGGACGTCCGCCGCAAGGAGGAAGTCGATGGCTTCAAGGACACCATGTTGCAGGTGCTAGAGGGTGCGAGCGGCGACTGGGGCACCACGAtgcgccgcatcgtcgagacGACAGACGTGGTCAAGTTCTACCCCGTCTTTAAGCTGCCCCCGGGCGGCACCTGGTCGAGGGGCCgctgcctgctgctcgggGACGCGGCGCACGCGATGCCTCCGCACGCGGGACAGGGCGTGTCCATGGCGCTTGAGGATGCGTtcctggcggcgaggctgctcAAGGACCTTCCtctcgggcagcagcagcgggtgGACGAGGCGTTTGCGACGTACGAGCGCGTGAGGAGgccccgcgtcgacgagatcgccaagaaggcggcgagcaaTGCCGGcgtgaggaagaagacggggCCGGTCGGGCTCCGCATCAAGGAGTGGGTGGTTTGGGCTTACATGTGGGTGGCGTGGGCGGTTGGGCTCAAGGGCGTGGGTGTCGAGGAGCGGCACCTGGTGTATGACAttgacgaggcggagctATAG
- a CDS encoding uncharacterized protein (COG:S~EggNog:ENOG503P0FH), translating to MWLWVADHMIDDPDLNDANNDMVQNSVYVARGLLIESQSPVWLYGTSSEHSVLYQYNFHNAKKLFAGMIQTESPYYQPTPKPPAPFKEAVGVMPGDPTYKCAADDEFSGCDESWGVIIRGSENVFIAGAGIYSWFSTYAQDCIDTQMCQNVLVLFEENLENVRIQNLITIGAKYVAVQDGKGIMAADNLNVDSHPKWTQISVFDVSRSAPGFEDLTWIDPKIWDMDTPSFTCSSPCSVKIPPWTGATRVVNYPLITVSSGTWTSTITKPPLTLTEIGFKPVTITADGAKGKGKRQGLEPFFPIPATTPAWPRVKYNGPDGKESYASPSGPFPTPPLSIGPDAKPPTSGNWPKKAIRAVLGSDTSPSVGRCGFPDISCNPQPWTYRDVGGRDTDDDDWDGNDVPDEEIITCPPEPSSSSSSASKTPTTTTSAAPKRTLEIGDPEINDRHCYNSGYAAKHVRLDYAIEDYCNELNDKGAILDAGFSYKTSFPFSGDPWPLLVIIGLVVVDHTKCSWVNKWPASSFDNHGIVNSTETEPQNALQGTELCSKYLHAIIDSCNCGGVDGKQGGTLENDCYEWRIDPNTDW from the exons ATGTGGCTCTGGGTGGCCGACCACATGATTGA CGACCCTGATCTGAACGATGCCAACAACGACATG GTCCAAAACTCCGTCTACGTGGCTCGCGGCCTCCTCATCGAGAGCCAGTCCCCTGTCTGGCTCTACGGCACCTCGTCCGAGCACTCCGTCCTCTACCAGTACAACTTCCACAACGCCAAAAAGCTCTTTGCGGGCATGATACAGACGGAGTCTCCGTACTACCAGCCCACGCCCAAGCCACCTGCACCCTTCAAGGAGGCCGTTGGTGTCATGCCCGGCGACCCAACGTACAAGtgcgcggccgacgacgagtttAGCGGCTGCGACGAGTCGTGGGGCGTCATCATTAGGGGGTCTGAAAATGTATTCAttgcgggcgcgggcatcTACTCGTGGTTCTCCACATACGCACAGGACTGCA TCGACACTCAAATGTGCCAAAATGTGCTGGTTCTCTTTGAAGAGAACCTTGAAAACGTCCGCATCCAGAATCTCATCACCATCGGTGCCAAGTACGTCGCCGTGCAGGATGGCAagggcatcatggccgccgacaatCTCAACGTCGATTCTCATCCGAAGTGGACGCAAATCTCTGTCTTCGACGTCAGCCGTAGCGCCCCGGGCTTCGAGGATCTCACTTGGATCGACCCCAAGATCTGGGACATGGACACGCCTAGCTTCACCTGCTCGTCACCCTGCAGCGTCAAAATCCCGCCCTGGACCGGCGCCACCCGCGTCGTCAACTACCCCCTCATCACTGTCAGCAGCGGCACGTGGACTagcaccatcaccaagcCCCCGTTGACATTGACCGAAATAGGATTCAAGCCCGTCACCATCACAGCTGATGGCGCCAAGGGCAAAGGGAAGCGTCAGGGCCTGGAACCCTTCTTCCCCATCCCAGCCACGACTCCAGCATGGCCACGAGTGAAGTACAACGGCCCAGACGGAAAGGAATCCTACGCGAGCCCGTCCGGTCCGTTCCCCACGCCTCCCCTGTCCATTGGACCTGACGCGAAGCCGCCCACGTCAGGCAACTGGCCAAAGAAGGCGATTCGAGCGGTGCTCGGGTCTGACACCAGTCCTTCGGTAGGCAGATGCGGTTTCCCGGACATATCCTGCAACCCGCAGCCGTGGACATACCGTGACGTTGGCGGTCGGGAcacagacgacgacgactgggacGGCAATGATGtccccgacgaggagatAATCACATGCCCACCCgagccatcgtcatcatcatccagcGCGTCAAAGACTCCTACCACAacgacctcggcggcacCCAAGCGGACACTAGAAATAGGTGATCCTGAAATCAACGACCGCCACTGCTACAATTCGGGATACGCAGCCAAGCACGTCAGACTCGATTACGCCATCGAGGATTACTGCAACGAATTGAACGATAAGGGAGCAATCCTTGACGCAGGGTTTTCCTATAAGACCAGTTTCCCGTTTAGTGGAGACCCGTGGCCTCTTCTTGTCATCATTGGCCTCGTAGTCGTGGACCACACGAAGTGCAGCTGGGTCAACAagtggccggcgagctcgttTGATAAtcacggcatcgtcaactcCACCGAAACTGAGCCGCAAAACGCTCTACAGGGTACAGAGCTCTGCTCCAAATATCTGCATGCCATCATTGACAGCTGTAACTGCGGGGGTGTCGATGGGAAGCAGGGCGGAACTTTGGAAAATGATTGTTACGAGTGGCGAATTGACCCGAATACGGATTGGTAG
- a CDS encoding uncharacterized protein (COG:C~EggNog:ENOG503NU4Y), with protein MRKAIVIGGGPAGLSTALRLHQTTDISCTVYELRPEPTTLGGAIGIFSNGMRLLHRLGLHDELLSRGSSHSRFVLHSVQGAILGEQDMVGAVREKMGFGYLRIKRTDLLDVLLRATTKARIPVHYGKRLTAVEDTDSGVTITFADGTTDSADILLGCDGIHSSVRTLYVDPAQTPVYSGLSGYGSIIPIAALGSSHAATASQVRGIDATLTQEGAFAAMSCTAADDELYWIFSGEVPLPEVGDTRDGWDVRRKEEVDGFKDTMLQVLEGASGDWGTTMRRIVETTDVVKFYPVFKLPPGGTWSRGRCLLLGDAAHAMPPHAGQGVSMALEDAFLAARLLKDLPLGQQQRVDEAFATYERVRRPRVDEIAKKAASNAGVRKKTGPVGLRIKEWVVWAYMWVAWAVGLKGVGVEERHLVYDIDEAEL; from the exons ATGAGAAAG gccatcgtcatcggggGCGGCCCGGCCGGTCTCTCAACCGCACTCCGACTCCACCAGACCACCGACATCTCTTGCACCGTCTATGAACTGCGGCCGGAGCCAACGACTCTCGGAGGGGCAATTGGCATCTTCTCCAATGGCATGCGGCTCCTGCACCGGCTCGGACTTCACGACGAGTTGCTCTCGCGCGGAAGCAGCCACTCTCGCTTCGTCCTGCACTCGGTGCAAGGCGCCATCCTAGGCGAGCAAGACATGGTGGGTGCGGTGCGGGAGAAGATGGGCTTTGGATATCTCCGCATCAAGCGGACggacctcctcgacgtcttGCTCCGAGCGACTACCAAGGCCCGCATACCAGTTCACTACGGCAAGCGGCTCACGGCCGTAGAAGACACGGACAGTGGCGTAACCATCACCTTCGCCGACGGCACGACCGACTCGGCGGACATTCTCCTCGGCTGCGACGGCATCCACTCATCCGTCCGCACGCTGTACGTCGATCCCGCGCAGACGCCCGTATATTCTGGCTTATCGGGCTACGGCTCCATCATTCccatcgccgcgctgggcagcagccacgccgcgacggcatcgcagGTCCGTGGCATCGACGCGACGCTCACGCAAGAAGGCGCCTTTGCAGCCATGAGCTGCAccgccgcagacgacgagctctACTGGATCTTTTCCGGGGAGGTACCTCTGCCGGAGGTGGGCGACACGCGCGACGGGTGGGACGTCCGCCGCAAGGAGGAAGTCGATGGCTTCAAGGACACCATGTTGCAGGTGCTAGAGGGTGCGAGCGGCGACTGGGGCACCACGAtgcgccgcatcgtcgagacGACAGACGTGGTCAAGTTCTACCCCGTCTTTAAGCTGCCCCCGGGCGGCACCTGGTCGAGGGGCCgctgcctgctgctcgggGACGCGGCGCACGCGATGCCTCCGCACGCGGGACAGGGCGTGTCCATGGCGCTTGAGGATGCGTtcctggcggcgaggctgctcAAGGACCTTCCtctcgggcagcagcagcgggtgGACGAGGCGTTTGCGACGTACGAGCGCGTGAGGAGgccccgcgtcgacgagatcgccaagaaggcggcgagcaaTGCCGGcgtgaggaagaagacggggCCGGTCGGGCTCCGCATCAAGGAGTGGGTGGTTTGGGCTTACATGTGGGTGGCGTGGGCGGTTGGGCTCAAGGGCGTGGGTGTCGAGGAGCGGCACCTGGTGTATGACAttgacgaggcggagctATAG